Within Paenibacillus albicereus, the genomic segment AGCTTCAACGCAATGCCGGATTGTTTAAGGAACTGAAGCAGCGGTCCGGATTTTCCGCTTATGACTACTACACGCTCGGAAATGAAGCGGCTGTCGCAAAAAACTTTGCGAAAGCCATCTATTATTATGAGCGCTCATTGAAAAAGCAAAAAAACGCTTTGAACTCATCCTGGTATCCGCATTGCGTCATTTCGCTCATCCATGCTTATTTGCAGATGGAGAGGCTTACGGATGCGTGGGCATTGCTTGAGGAACGCCTCTATCTTTGGAATGAATATCCGGAGTACATGTTTTTCAAAGCTGCTATCTTCCATCATTTAGGATTTATTGACGATGCCGCCGCCTCCTATAAAGAAGCGATCGCAACAGCGTCTGCAAAATCAGAAAAGTCCCATCGCTTTTATCTTGAAAGCGCAGAATATGCATCGACCATTCCAATGCGCAAGCTATATTCCATCTATGAATGGAAAAAAAGCTGGCCTGATGCCATCTATTACTTGACGCAGCTGCTCGTTCAAGACATTCACGATTACAATGCACTTCGCTCCTTGCTCATGATTCTCGCACGAGAGGAACAACCCACGCAGATTGCGGCATTCTTGAGCAAGCTTTATGATCCGAACAATACCAAGCATCAATATATTTTATTCAGAGCATCTCTCTCCAACAAGCAGACCGAATTATGCCGCTACTTTTTTGAACATCTGAGCGATCCGTTCATGCTAAGCTCGGAAGATCAGCTCGACTACTGCTTTCTAATCGAAGATGAGGAAGGTTATCGAAGCGTGTTTGACCGCTTGAACGGAGTGCTCCCGAATGAACGGACCGCCATGCTGCATCTACTGGCATCCACTAGCTGGGGGTTTGAGCTTCCTTGGAAGCTGAATCCAGCGGGTACGGATGAAGATTCGCCGGACAAGCTTACCTTCCTCGAGTCGATGCTGAGCGGCCGCCTCGCTCCCGAAGAGCTTGCTCCGGAAAAAAGAAAACTAGCCTTGGCTGTTCTGAGCCTCTGCTACGAGTACCATCGCTACGAGCGCTTCGACGCTCTCATTCAGCGTTATGCGCATGATTTTGTTTTAAGCGAGGTCGCTGATTTCATGTTTGCGCAGCATCAAACCGGCATCGCCTTGAATTATTATTCCTTGCTGCTGGATCAAGGCGTAGCTTTATCAGCTAAAAACTTGGAGCATTTGGCGCTGTATCATCTTCAACAAGGCTTCACTGCAGAGGGCCTCGCTTTTTTGGAAGCTGCTATAGAAAAAAGTCCGGACTCCATTTACCTGTACGTCCAATATTTGCAAGCTAGCGCCAAGGACGAGAAGTACCGCGAAATACAGCAGAAGCTGCTTCGGCAAATGCCGGCAGCCCGTAAAATGCCTCCGTTTCGAAAAATTCTGGCTTAGGCAAGCGGAACAAAGAATTTCCCCCCATTCGAACCAAAACGAGACGAATCCGAGCTGTTCTCGGATCCGTCTCGTTTTAATTCTAGCTAGTTCCTCTTGTCGATAAAGAAGCTCTGGGCCCCATAACCTTCATAAGCATTTCGGCCTTGTCTGGATTGCTGTATGCGAAGCAGCGTTTCTGCAGCTTCTGTTTTGAGCCGGCTCATATGGTGCAGCAGGAGCTGATCATGGGCTTGCAGGCCTCGAATGATGGCACGATCTTCGACACTTGCCTCGGCTCCGTCATAAAGGCGTTGAAGCGTCTCCTCGCGAAGATCAATTAAGGCGACAAATTCCTCATAATCCGCCACTGAAGCTCGTGAAAGGAGGGAATCGGTCGCGGTTGCGAGCCGCTTCAACTCGGACGTCAAGGATGCAGATTCGTTCATGCCTGCTTTTGAATGGAAGAAGGCGACGCGATCTGCTTCCATGCATCCCTGAGCTCCATAAGATGATGAAGTGCTTCTTCCGCAGGAGCGGTCTTTTTATACACGTTGGCTTGAATGAGCTGATGAAGCACATATTCATAGATCCGAACGAGGTCTTTGGAGATCGGATATGAAAAATTCAGCGAGGCCATCAGCTCATTAACGATTGCCTCTGCCTTGCAGTAGCCCAAATTGGCTTGTTCGTAATTTTGGATGGCCGTAGCTTCCATACCTTGTCTAGTGAAGCGAATTGCGCCATCATACAACATGAGTACGAGCTGAATAGGCGTAGCTGTCTCGGCTGATCTCTGCTGGTAGGTCTGGTAGGGAGAATAAAGCAAGCCGGATCACTCCTTATACAAAGCTGGAAAAGGACGACGACTGGGAACTGTAGCGGTTCATCGCGGTTTCCATAGCCGTGAACTGCTTATAATACTGGTTTTCCTTGCGAATCAGATAACCGTTCATATCCGATATTTTTGTATCTAGAGCTCGAAGCTGCTCACCCAGAACGGAATTGCTTTTAAAGGTGGAGTTTTTATCGGAGCTGTAAGCGGATGTTCCTGCTTTATCCGATAGTGCCGTCAATGCATCCATCAGCGTCGTGCTGAGCCGTTGAAATATGCCGTAGTCCTTATTGGTGGCGATTCCAGTACCAGGCGTAGATGGAGCCGTGCTCGGCTTAGCCATGAAAAGGGCGATGACTTCGTCCGGATTGCTCTCAATCATGGAACGCAGCTTGTTCTCGTCCTCGATATAGAGCTTGCCGTGTTCGCTCCATTGGCCAGTCACGATGCCAATGGACTGTACCGTCAATATCGGAGAGCCGGATCCGGTATCGACTGTCGAGCTTAGAGATGTCCTCATGCCATTGACCAGCGAACTCAAGGCGGAATCCCCTTTAAGCAGGCCACTTTTGGCCTTAGTCTCCCACAGCGTAATTTCGTTTTCCTTCATGTCCGCTTTTTGTTCCTCAGTGAGCGGAGAGAAGTTGCGGTACCGCTGTTCGTTCAGCTTGCCATTCACCTTATCAAGGATGGAATTATAGTCGGCAACAAATGATTTAAGGGTCGAAACGATCGCATCCGTGTCGACTCGCGAGGTGACGGTGCTTTCTCCGTTCGTTCCTGATTCGGCTTTCAAAAGCAAATTGTAACCGTTGACGCTGACGGTATTGGTTTTGGATGTTTGTACGATTCCATTGACCGTGTAGGAAGCATCCTTGCCTGAAACTTTAACAGGTTTGACGGTCGCGTCGTCTACAATGATGGAATCGGCTTTGACGGTGATGGCCCCCGCTCCGGTTGAATTGCTGCGGAATGATATCTCTCCGTTGGCTCCAACCATGGCTGTGACGTTCAATTCTTTGTCAGCATTGATCCTGGCCAGCACGTCGCTGACAAGATCCGAATCGGAGATGGCAAAGGATCGGTTGATTGCCCCATTGCCGACTTCAATGGCAGTGCTTTTGGGCGTCGCTCCCGTCTTGTGCAAGTCAGCCATGGTCGTGGCCGGCGTAACGGCGGATGCTCCTGTCTGTCCTAGATAGGTTGCCGATGTGGCAAGGCTGTTGACCGACACGCTGATGGATCCGGAAGCGCCGCTGTTGGTTGATGTAATGGATACAGCTGCCGTATTGCCGGACAATTGCGAGGTTTTGGCACTCATGGAATTAAGCGTATTATACTGAGACAGCTTGTTATTCCGGAAGTCTACCAGCGATGTACTGACATCCCGAAATTGTTCCTGCTGCCAGGTCAGGCTGGTCTGGTTCTGCTTCAGCTTGTCCAGCTTGGTTCGTTCCGCCTTCATAAGCTGCTTGACGATGGCATCAATGTCAAGGCCTGAGTTAAAGCCTGAAATGCGTAATCCCGCCATGATCTTGCCCCTTTCTAGATCCGGGTATCGACGAGCAGACCTGCGATTTCCATCAGTTTCGCGGCCACATCCAGCGTTTTTTCAGGAGGAACCTCGCGGATAAGCTCGTTTGTATCCTTATTCAATACCTTAATCATGATAGCATTTGTTTCTTTGTGGACTGAAAATTCCACTTTTGTATGAGGGCCTTCCATGGCTTTGATGGCTCGGTCGACTGCTTTAATCTTCTGCTCGTCCGAGACGGTAGGCTTAATGCCCCGCAGCTCGGCCAGCCGAAGCGCATCGGTCGTATTGATGACCATTGATTTGTCGATTCCTTCTCTGGACGGTGCCAGAGCCGTCTTCGCGGGCGGCTGCATCATGCTGTTCATGGACGGAAAGTTTGATACGTTCATGGACATTGTTTTTGCTCCTTTTGAGGACTCATATAAGATTTTATCGGTTGATCTTTTCTTCAATATAATAGCTGCCGCTGGCATTTGCTCAACCGCCCTAATCTTCGGCCCCGCTCTCTAGTTGTTCAAAAGCCACCACATACAATGTAATCATCGGACTATTCCAGGTTATTTTCATGGGACTCGGTAATTATCTTCAAGCACTGGAGCAGGTTCCCTTGACCTAGAACAACGTATTTTAAACTGTTCGTTCCAAGGCCATTAGGAACATTCATCAGCAACCAAGAAGGCACGTTCCATTTTTAGTTCCTCATGCTCCTTGCCGAGTTGAAACTTATCGCTAGGATGACGGCGCTTCTTTCAACGCGGCAAACAGAAGGGAAATCTTCTTTTGATTGGATTGTGTAGTGAACATGATTTTGCTGCTAAGGCAAAGAGACCTTAGAACGAATCTAAGGTCTCTCAGGATACAGCGTCTGTTTTTAGCGGAGCAGGGAAAGTACGCCTTGCGGAGCCGAATTCGCTTGCGCCAGCATCGATTGCGAAGCTTGCAGAAGGATGTTGTTCTTCGTGAGTTGAACCATTTCCTTCGCCATGTCGGTGTCGCGGATGCGGGATTCGGAAGCTGTCAGGTTCTCGGTCGTCGTGCCCAAGTTGTTGGACGTGTATTCCAGACGGTTCTGAACTGCACCAAGCTTGCCGCGTTCCGTAGCGACTGCAGAAATTGCGTCGTTGATAGAAGCCAGTCCAGAAGCGGAGCTCAGGGAACCGAAAGATGTCGTCGTAATCGAACCGATCGTGATGAGCGTACCTTTATCGTCGGTCACGATGCCAGCGCCGGTCGTGATACTCTTGCCGTTGAACGTCGTGTTCGTAAGGATGTTGCTGATCTGGGAGGAGAGAGCCGTCAGTTCCTCACCGATGTTGTTCTTATCAGCCGTTTGGTATGTGCCGTTGTCCTTTTGGATGTTCAGCTCTTTCATGCGCGTCAGCATCGCGGAAACTTCGTTCAGCGCACCCTCAGCCGTTTGCACGAAGGAGATGCCGTCTTGCGTGTTGCGCTGAGCTTGCTCCAGGCCGCGGATCTGGCCGCGCATGTTCTCGGAGATGGACAGGCCGGCAGCGTCGTCAGCCGCGCGGTTGATGCGCAGGCCGGAGGACAGCTTCTCCATGTTCTTGCTGGAAGCCGTTTGGTTCAGGCCCATATTGCGGTTCGTATTGATGGCAGAAATGTTGTGGTTGATAATCATGATTGAGTTCCTCCCTGAAATTGAATGATAGTCCCACTTCCTTGTGGTAAATCAGCTTTAGGTCGGCCGCCCTTAGCTGATCTACTCTATTTATCGGGAGGATTCCGGTTTTAGTTTATAGCGATTTCGGTAATTTTAGCGATTGGAATTGATTTCTCAGGTCAGCGATGGAAACGTCCTGCTGGACCGCGCCGCGATTCGTCTCCGCGATCTCTTGGTACAGCTCCTTGCGCAGGATCGTGACGTCCCGCGGAGCGGAGATGCCGAGCTTGATGCCGTCGCTGCCGACCTCCAGCACGGTCAGCTCGATATCCGGTCCGATAAGGATCGATTCGCCCTTGCGGCGTCCGAGCACAAGCATCAGAATTCCTCCTTTCCGGCGGCAAGGGAAGGCTGCAGCAAGCTATGGCGGGTCGAGTAAGAGGTTCCCTCCAGAATGACTTGAGCCGCTTCCCCCGTACGAACGTTGAAGACGATCGGAGCGATCAGGTTGAGCGTCGCGCCTGCAAGATCTCCTTGGATGCTGACGATGTTGAGCACCCGCACGTCCTCGATCTGCTGAAGGCTCAGCTCCTTTTCCGCCTGCTCCGGCAGGTTGAATTCATAATTCGGATAAAAAGCGAACGGATCGGCCGCGACGAAGGCGAGGCCTCCTTCCTCCAGCGATTGGAGGTGGAACAGCGGGCTGTCTTCCACCGGAATGAGCGCATAGTCCTTATATGCCGGGAACCCGGGAATTCCCGACGGGAACGTGTAGATTTCTTTGTCGCGAACGTCGAGAGGACCGAAGCGGGCCGTTTCAATAATCATGGGATTCCACTCTCCTATTAAATTCGTTGAGAACCGGATAAAAAAGAAAGAGCAACAAAATCGTCAGTCCGATTTTATCGCTCTTTTCATAGAGGCTGCAACGTTGGCTTCCTGCGGCGGTCAGCCATCAAGCCCTCAGCTCGACCGCCGGCGGAGGCGTGACGAAGACCTTCGGATATTGAGTGACGGCGTACTGCACCGAGGCAGGCGCGTAATCGACCTCCGGCCGATACGTCTGCACCTGGATGTCGACCTCGCCCGGAGTAAGGCTGATCTCCGGCTTGCGGACCTCGAAGTTGATGCGGGTGTTGAACAGCGAAGCCGGTCCGAACACTTGTCGAGGCGCTTGCTCCCGAATAGCCTCCGATAAAGCGACGTCGGGAAGAGGATTCTCTTTCACCTGCAAGTCGGCGATCTGCCGCCACTTTTGGATCGTGCGGGCGGCATGCTGCTGCATGACGGCCGGCGTATCCGAATAAATCCGCTGGATGAACGCCTCCGGCTTGCCGCCGTTGATGGCGTTCCAAGTAGCCGTCTGATCGATCTGCAGCTCCGGACGAAAAGACTCGATCTCCAGCGATGGACGCGTCGTCTGCACGCTGACCTCCGGGCGGGGCTGCCGGATCTCGACCTGGGCTTTGCGGGACTGGATGTCAAGGCGAACGGGCTGCGACTCGATCTGGAGCTGCGGCAGCCTCATCCTAGTTCAGGAAATTGACGAGCGAAGGCTGGATGATCTTGGCGCCGACCGATAGAGAGGCCTGATAGACGTTCTGGCTGACGGCAGAGTCCAGGAAAAGCTTCTCGACGTCGGCATCCTCGGTCTTGGACTGCAGCGCCGTCAGGCTGACGTTCAGATCGGTCAGACGGTTGCCCATCAGCTCGGTGCGGTTCGTGCGCGCTCCATTTTCCGCGCGGGCGGAAATGACCTTGTTCAGTCGGCTCTTGATGTTCTCCAGCTCCGCTCCTACCGCCGAATAGTTCGCGGAGGAGAGCGCCCCGTCCAGACGGTCGAAGATGGAGAAGACGTTGTCCGACGTCCCCGCGGCATCCGCTTCGCCGAAAATGGAGGACGCATGCAGATTGACGTTCATCGTGATCGATTCGCTGATGGCATACGTGACGTCGGCGGCATCGGCCGCGACGGCCTTGGCGTCGAAGCCGGCGGCTCCGGTGTCATACGGCTTGCGATCGAACATCTGCCCGGCAAAGACGTACTTGCCGTTGAAGCTGCTGTTGGCGATGTCGAGCATCTGGTTTTTCAGCTCGCTGATCTCCTTGTTGATGGCGTCCAGGGAGCTCTGGGTATTGGTACCCGTCGAGCCTTGGGTCGCTAGCGTCGTAAGACGCTGCAGAATCTCCCCCGCCTGGTTCATCTGGCTGTCATTGAAGTCAAGCCACGACTGAGCCGAGGCGACGTTGCTCTGATACTGCGTATTGGCGGACAAGTCCGACCGGTAGCGGAGGCCATACGTGATGCCGACCGGATCGTCGGACGCCTTGTTGATCTTGCGTCCGGTCGCGATCTGGTCCTGCTGGGTCGACATCCGGTTCATGTTGGTGTTGAGGTTGCTCATCAGCTGGGCATGCATCATGCCCTGGGTGACGCGAAGAGCCATCTCGTTCATCTCCTTTGCACGGATTAGCGGCCGACTTGACCGGTTCCGTTGATCAGCTTCTCCAGCAGCTCGTCCATCGTCGTCATGAAACGAGCCGCGGCGTTGTAGGCGTTTTGGAACTTGATCATGTCGGACATCTCTTCGTCGGTGGAGACGCCGCTGACGGACTGGCGGCTGCTGTTCGCCTGGTCCACCATCGCAGAGGCGTTGGCATACTGGCGCCGCGCTTCCTGAGACTGGACGCCGACCTGACCGATCATCGCGTTGTAATAGCTGCCTATGGTGGCCGATGAAACGGCGCCGCCGGTCGAGGTCAGATCCATCGTGAACGCTTTGTCCTTGGCCTCGCCGAGAAGCAGCGCCAGCGTATTGTTGCCCTTGACGACCGTCGTGACGCCGGCGGCGTCGGTCGTCGTACGCATGGAACCGGCAATCAGGTTGGAGTCGGCGTTGATCGCCGGGTTGAGTCGGATGCTGCCGGCCGTAATGCCCGAAGCGCCGCCTGCGGCGTCAAAGGTAAAGAAGTCGAGACCGGCCGTAGCCGGCTCCTGAAGCGTATAGCCGAGCTTGTGGAGGCCGTTGATGCCTTGTACGGTCATGACCGTATCCTCGGTCAGCGGCACCGTCGTGCCCGGCAGCACGGAGCCCTTCGGCACGGTCACTTGAAACTCGCCGTTGGCCAATGTCTGCGCCAGCTGGTCGAGCTTGTCGCGCAGGCCGCGCACGTTCGTGTCGCGCGCCTTGAAGGTGCCGTGAATCTCGCCGCCGCTGAGGTCGCCGGCCTGATAGGCGGCTTCGAGCGACGCTCCGGTCAGCGTCTCGGCCTCCGTCCCGCTGACGAGGCCCGCATTGCCCATGTTGATGACATAGCCGTCGTCCGTGTCCGTCACGGTGACGTTGACGAGCTTCGACAGCTCATCCGTCAGCAGGTCGCGCTTGTCGCGCAGGTCGTTGGCGTTGTCGCCGAGTCCTTCCATGCGCTTGATCTGGCCGTTGAGATCGGCGATCGAGCTGAGCAGCGAGCTGGCCTGAGTCGCCTTGGTATCGGCGCTGCCGGTCAGGTCGGCGTCGAGATCGGTCAGCTGGCGGCTCAGCTGGTTGAAGGAATCGGTCAGCGCGACCGCCGTCTGCTTGACGATCTGGCGGTTCGTGATGTTCTCCGGGTCCTTGCTCAGATCGGACCAGGACGACCAGAACTTCTCCATCAGCGTGCGGATGCCCGTGTCGGAAGGCTCGTTGACGACCTTCTCGAGCTTGTCGAGCGTCTCGGCCTGGATCTGCCAGCTGCCCTGGTACTTGCTTTCGCTCCGGTACTGATCGTCGAGGAATGCGGTGCGGATGCGGTTGATGGAGGACGCCTCCACGCCGGAGCCGAGCTGGCCCGCTGCCGTCGAGCGGGAAAAGCCGAACGGCTCCATCGGCGTCGCGGCGCTCATGCCGACGCGCTGACGGGTGTAGCCGGCGGTATTGGCGTTGGAAATATTGTGGCCGACGGTGTTCAAAGCCGTCTGCTGGGTAAACAGACTCCGCTTGGCGGTTTCGATTCCGTGGAACGTGGATGCCATGGGGCGGTCCTCCTCTAGCCTTTTCTATCGAACATGCCCGCCTTGACGGCTCCGGCCGGATGCAGCTGCGGGTGCACATAGGTGTAATCGTCATAGGGCGCATCCGCCGTTAGCTCCAGCGAGAAATCGATGAACTCCAGCGACTGCTTCGTGAGGGCAAGATTGTGCTCATTGCGCTGCTGGACGTCCTGGAGAAGCCGAGTCAGCTCCTCTTGAAGCTCGGACAGCCGCTGCTTCTCCTCCGGCTGATTGACCGTGCGGATGAGGTCGCTGAGCTTGCCGCTGCGAAGGCGCAGCTGGAGCTTGGAAAAATGGATGTTGACCTGCATCTGCCGGCGCACCTCGAGCTCCTCGGCCCGTCTTGCCAGCTTGCGTTCCTTCATCAGGATGGCGCTGAGGGCGTCGACGTCCCCCTTCACCAGCACGGGTGTCTTGGCGGCGGCCAGCTCCAGCAGCTCGCGGTAAAGGCCGCTCTGCTGCCCGAGCGTCTCGATCAGATCCTGTACGGTCATACATCCCATCCGTTCTTCAATAGATTAGTTCAGGTAGTCCCACAGCTTGTCGGCGATCTTGCCGGCGTCGACGCGGTACGTGCCCGCGGCCACTTCGTTCTTCAGCTCTTGAATGCGCTGCTTGCGCTCGGCGCTTTCGGGCTGGCGGCTGGCTAACATGGCTTTGGCCTCCTCGGAGATCTGCACCTGGTCGGTTTTTCGGGTACGGGCGCCCTCCGAAACCCGCGCTTCGCTCTGCTTCTGGTATGTGTGGACAGGTTGAATCCTGCCGGTCTCATTGATTTTCAAGTCGGTTCACCTCGATTGGGTTGGCCTGACTGCGGCCTGGACTGCTCTGACCCTATTATCGGCCCTTCGGAAACCTTTGTTTATAGAGCAGTCGGACTATTTGTCAAGTCCTATATTTATCGATTAAACAAGAATATTGTCTCATACTCAAGTCTTATCTTTAATGCGATAGGCTTTTTGAACTGCCTGTCGGCGCTCCTCCTCTTCCTCGGCTTCCTGAAGCCGCTTCACGTCGCCTCTCAGCCGCTGGCGGCAGGAATCGCACATATGATCCTCGCGGATGAGGATGCCGCATACATCGCAGGGATAGCTGAGGCTCGGCGCATCCATGAGCGAGATGCGTCCTTCCTTGATGAACTTCGTAATCTGCCGGATCGCGACGCCCGTCTGCTCCGACAGCTCATGGATCGCGGCCCCGCGATTTTTGCGCAAGTAGTCGCAGCAGGCTTCATATTCGCGATCGATCTCCCGGATGCATGCCGGACAGACCTCGCGGAAGTTTTTGGCGAACAGCTTGCCGCAGCGCGGACAATTGTCCAGATTCATGGGACCAGCCCCTTTCCGTTTCCCGTTCTACTTGTTCTATTATCGGCGGATCCGCAGCGGTTTTCGAGATGAAGGGAAAGCGAATGTTCTTCCAGCGCAGGGAAGAGCAGGGAAACCAAAAAAAGCGCGCTTATGCGCGCGCCCAGGTCAGGCCGTACAGATCGACCGGCACATGCGAGCAGCGCTGCAGCGCAAGCGCGCAGTGGTCCATCGTGCTTCCGGTCGTATAGATGTCGTCCACGATCAGCAGCCGCAGCGGCCTGCGGCGCTCCGGATCGCGAGCGGCGAGCAAGCGGAGAATTCCAGCCGCTTCCGGCGCCGCCCCGAACAGCCCCTCCGCCGCAAGCAGGCGCTCCCGTCTCGTCTTGGCGCTCATCTTGCCGCGCTCCTCCTTGCGCTCGAGCAGCGGCCTCGACGTCACTCCCGCACGGACGGCGAGCGAGGCGGCCAGCCGCTCCGCTTGGTTGAAGCCCCGTTCCTCGAGGCGCTGCCGGCTGATTGGAACGGACGTGACGAGGTCGAACGGCTGGGCTTCGCTTCGTCCATCCCGGCCGAGCCGGTCCGACACCCTGCCGGGCAGCCGATCCGCAAGCCGCAGCTCCTCGGCAAGCGCGTGATAGGCCGGCAGCAGCATTTCGGCGAGCCACGGCTGAAGCGCCTCCTCGCCCCGGTACTTATAGCGGGCCAGCAGCTGGCGCATCTCCAGCGTATACCTGACGGCGCTGCGGCTGCGGATGAAGCCGGACGAGGTCCGGCGGCAGCAGTCGCCGCACGGATCCGGGCGGCCGCATACATGGCATTGGATGCGCGAGATCCACGGAATCATGCCACGGCATCTGCCGCAGACGCCCTCGCACCACGAGCGCGGCAGA encodes:
- a CDS encoding TPR domain-containing glycosyltransferase, with the translated sequence MLISLCMIVKNEELVIERCLDSLKDAVDEIIVIDTGSTDRTKQLALSYTDHVYDFVWVNDFSRARNEAIRRANGRWILFLDADEYFAPGDATKLRSFLEQAKPSPTVIYAINVVNFVGKSKEESVLTSGEIPRLFPNGFGIQYERPIHEQLCSPHGELLSALAPVSIFHTGYLQEVVKEKDKLQRNAGLFKELKQRSGFSAYDYYTLGNEAAVAKNFAKAIYYYERSLKKQKNALNSSWYPHCVISLIHAYLQMERLTDAWALLEERLYLWNEYPEYMFFKAAIFHHLGFIDDAAASYKEAIATASAKSEKSHRFYLESAEYASTIPMRKLYSIYEWKKSWPDAIYYLTQLLVQDIHDYNALRSLLMILAREEQPTQIAAFLSKLYDPNNTKHQYILFRASLSNKQTELCRYFFEHLSDPFMLSSEDQLDYCFLIEDEEGYRSVFDRLNGVLPNERTAMLHLLASTSWGFELPWKLNPAGTDEDSPDKLTFLESMLSGRLAPEELAPEKRKLALAVLSLCYEYHRYERFDALIQRYAHDFVLSEVADFMFAQHQTGIALNYYSLLLDQGVALSAKNLEHLALYHLQQGFTAEGLAFLEAAIEKSPDSIYLYVQYLQASAKDEKYREIQQKLLRQMPAARKMPPFRKILA
- the fliS gene encoding flagellar export chaperone FliS; the protein is MLYSPYQTYQQRSAETATPIQLVLMLYDGAIRFTRQGMEATAIQNYEQANLGYCKAEAIVNELMASLNFSYPISKDLVRIYEYVLHQLIQANVYKKTAPAEEALHHLMELRDAWKQIASPSSIQKQA
- the fliD gene encoding flagellar filament capping protein FliD; amino-acid sequence: MAGLRISGFNSGLDIDAIVKQLMKAERTKLDKLKQNQTSLTWQQEQFRDVSTSLVDFRNNKLSQYNTLNSMSAKTSQLSGNTAAVSITSTNSGASGSISVSVNSLATSATYLGQTGASAVTPATTMADLHKTGATPKSTAIEVGNGAINRSFAISDSDLVSDVLARINADKELNVTAMVGANGEISFRSNSTGAGAITVKADSIIVDDATVKPVKVSGKDASYTVNGIVQTSKTNTVSVNGYNLLLKAESGTNGESTVTSRVDTDAIVSTLKSFVADYNSILDKVNGKLNEQRYRNFSPLTEEQKADMKENEITLWETKAKSGLLKGDSALSSLVNGMRTSLSSTVDTGSGSPILTVQSIGIVTGQWSEHGKLYIEDENKLRSMIESNPDEVIALFMAKPSTAPSTPGTGIATNKDYGIFQRLSTTLMDALTALSDKAGTSAYSSDKNSTFKSNSVLGEQLRALDTKISDMNGYLIRKENQYYKQFTAMETAMNRYSSQSSSFSSFV
- a CDS encoding flagellar protein FlaG → MSMNVSNFPSMNSMMQPPAKTALAPSREGIDKSMVINTTDALRLAELRGIKPTVSDEQKIKAVDRAIKAMEGPHTKVEFSVHKETNAIMIKVLNKDTNELIREVPPEKTLDVAAKLMEIAGLLVDTRI
- a CDS encoding flagellin N-terminal helical domain-containing protein, translated to MIINHNISAINTNRNMGLNQTASSKNMEKLSSGLRINRAADDAAGLSISENMRGQIRGLEQAQRNTQDGISFVQTAEGALNEVSAMLTRMKELNIQKDNGTYQTADKNNIGEELTALSSQISNILTNTTFNGKSITTGAGIVTDDKGTLITIGSITTTSFGSLSSASGLASINDAISAVATERGKLGAVQNRLEYTSNNLGTTTENLTASESRIRDTDMAKEMVQLTKNNILLQASQSMLAQANSAPQGVLSLLR
- the csrA gene encoding carbon storage regulator CsrA: MLVLGRRKGESILIGPDIELTVLEVGSDGIKLGISAPRDVTILRKELYQEIAETNRGAVQQDVSIADLRNQFQSLKLPKSL
- the fliW gene encoding flagellar assembly protein FliW, translated to MIIETARFGPLDVRDKEIYTFPSGIPGFPAYKDYALIPVEDSPLFHLQSLEEGGLAFVAADPFAFYPNYEFNLPEQAEKELSLQQIEDVRVLNIVSIQGDLAGATLNLIAPIVFNVRTGEAAQVILEGTSYSTRHSLLQPSLAAGKEEF
- a CDS encoding DUF6470 family protein, with protein sequence MRLPQLQIESQPVRLDIQSRKAQVEIRQPRPEVSVQTTRPSLEIESFRPELQIDQTATWNAINGGKPEAFIQRIYSDTPAVMQQHAARTIQKWRQIADLQVKENPLPDVALSEAIREQAPRQVFGPASLFNTRINFEVRKPEISLTPGEVDIQVQTYRPEVDYAPASVQYAVTQYPKVFVTPPPAVELRA
- the flgL gene encoding flagellar hook-associated protein FlgL, translating into MALRVTQGMMHAQLMSNLNTNMNRMSTQQDQIATGRKINKASDDPVGITYGLRYRSDLSANTQYQSNVASAQSWLDFNDSQMNQAGEILQRLTTLATQGSTGTNTQSSLDAINKEISELKNQMLDIANSSFNGKYVFAGQMFDRKPYDTGAAGFDAKAVAADAADVTYAISESITMNVNLHASSIFGEADAAGTSDNVFSIFDRLDGALSSANYSAVGAELENIKSRLNKVISARAENGARTNRTELMGNRLTDLNVSLTALQSKTEDADVEKLFLDSAVSQNVYQASLSVGAKIIQPSLVNFLN
- the flgK gene encoding flagellar hook-associated protein FlgK, with the protein product MASTFHGIETAKRSLFTQQTALNTVGHNISNANTAGYTRQRVGMSAATPMEPFGFSRSTAAGQLGSGVEASSINRIRTAFLDDQYRSESKYQGSWQIQAETLDKLEKVVNEPSDTGIRTLMEKFWSSWSDLSKDPENITNRQIVKQTAVALTDSFNQLSRQLTDLDADLTGSADTKATQASSLLSSIADLNGQIKRMEGLGDNANDLRDKRDLLTDELSKLVNVTVTDTDDGYVINMGNAGLVSGTEAETLTGASLEAAYQAGDLSGGEIHGTFKARDTNVRGLRDKLDQLAQTLANGEFQVTVPKGSVLPGTTVPLTEDTVMTVQGINGLHKLGYTLQEPATAGLDFFTFDAAGGASGITAGSIRLNPAINADSNLIAGSMRTTTDAAGVTTVVKGNNTLALLLGEAKDKAFTMDLTSTGGAVSSATIGSYYNAMIGQVGVQSQEARRQYANASAMVDQANSSRQSVSGVSTDEEMSDMIKFQNAYNAAARFMTTMDELLEKLINGTGQVGR
- a CDS encoding flagellar protein FlgN, whose translation is MTVQDLIETLGQQSGLYRELLELAAAKTPVLVKGDVDALSAILMKERKLARRAEELEVRRQMQVNIHFSKLQLRLRSGKLSDLIRTVNQPEEKQRLSELQEELTRLLQDVQQRNEHNLALTKQSLEFIDFSLELTADAPYDDYTYVHPQLHPAGAVKAGMFDRKG
- the flgM gene encoding flagellar biosynthesis anti-sigma factor FlgM, whose protein sequence is MKINETGRIQPVHTYQKQSEARVSEGARTRKTDQVQISEEAKAMLASRQPESAERKQRIQELKNEVAAGTYRVDAGKIADKLWDYLN
- a CDS encoding flagellar protein, encoding MNLDNCPRCGKLFAKNFREVCPACIREIDREYEACCDYLRKNRGAAIHELSEQTGVAIRQITKFIKEGRISLMDAPSLSYPCDVCGILIREDHMCDSCRQRLRGDVKRLQEAEEEEERRQAVQKAYRIKDKT